Proteins encoded together in one Ferroglobus placidus DSM 10642 window:
- a CDS encoding electron transfer flavoprotein subunit alpha/FixB family protein — protein sequence MKLLVFSDNDEVAKEILSGVRPFKERAFVLTYSSESFEGFADKVLRCSISSNIRFEDHAVAAIENVAKMENFDLILVGATKRGKEIAPRVAQRLGYPCVTDVTKIDVGESIVVERMCFSGKTIATIRLSRLPAVISVMPKVFEIEEGNEIPEESQVSVDVSENTKVIEVIEKEKSEVDLENARVVIGLGRGVGKRENVERLYELKEILEAEFGSTRPVAYDYSWLPEDTMIGFSGKKIKPELYIAVGISGQIQHMIGVMHAKRILAINKDENAPIFEYADYGIVSRWEEVIPKLVEVIKRNKKL from the coding sequence GTGAAACTTCTCGTTTTTTCAGATAACGATGAAGTTGCAAAGGAAATCCTTTCTGGCGTAAGACCTTTTAAGGAGAGAGCTTTTGTTTTAACATACTCCTCCGAAAGCTTTGAGGGTTTCGCTGACAAGGTTCTGAGATGCAGTATTTCTTCGAATATAAGGTTTGAAGACCACGCAGTTGCTGCGATTGAAAATGTTGCAAAAATGGAAAACTTCGATTTGATACTTGTAGGAGCTACAAAGAGAGGAAAAGAAATAGCCCCTAGAGTTGCGCAAAGACTCGGCTATCCGTGCGTCACCGATGTGACGAAAATAGATGTGGGAGAAAGTATTGTAGTTGAAAGGATGTGTTTCAGCGGAAAAACTATCGCAACTATCAGACTTTCCAGACTTCCGGCAGTTATAAGCGTAATGCCAAAAGTGTTCGAAATAGAGGAGGGAAACGAAATTCCAGAAGAATCTCAAGTTTCTGTTGATGTAAGTGAAAACACAAAAGTTATTGAAGTGATAGAAAAAGAGAAGTCGGAGGTGGATCTTGAAAATGCTAGAGTCGTCATCGGACTCGGAAGAGGTGTAGGGAAAAGAGAGAACGTAGAGCGACTTTACGAGCTGAAAGAAATTCTCGAGGCTGAGTTTGGAAGTACTCGTCCGGTAGCTTACGATTACTCGTGGCTTCCAGAGGATACAATGATAGGATTTTCTGGAAAGAAAATAAAGCCAGAACTTTACATAGCTGTAGGAATTTCCGGTCAAATTCAGCATATGATCGGTGTTATGCATGCAAAGAGAATACTTGCAATAAACAAAGATGAAAACGCTCCAATTTTTGAATATGCAGACTACGGAATTGTAAGCAGGTGGGAGGAAGTTATTCCAAAGCTTGTGGAAGTTATAAAAAGAAATAAAAAATTATAA
- a CDS encoding electron transfer flavoprotein subunit beta/FixA family protein, with amino-acid sequence MHVVVCAKQAVDVDQVKIDPQTLEPITFPTKLDDLSKNALEEAVRIKEKFGGKITVIVVGDYVSSVVKEALAIGGDEAKVIAVRELIDTESTALTIAEIVRNIEDFDLLFFGEASIDTHTAQVGPRVAEILKLPILTFVRRIEKIDVESRKIVVLRDLEEWFERVEASMPAVLTVTNEINEPRLPSLSQILKAAKKPVERFETSELGISVGSNIEVLRNKAPRIDRKKKIYKEDVDKAVNEIVSELIKEGIL; translated from the coding sequence ATGCATGTAGTTGTCTGCGCAAAGCAGGCTGTCGACGTTGATCAGGTGAAAATAGACCCTCAAACCCTCGAGCCGATTACCTTTCCAACAAAGCTTGATGATTTGAGTAAAAACGCTTTAGAAGAAGCTGTGAGAATAAAAGAAAAATTTGGCGGGAAAATTACGGTGATTGTTGTCGGAGATTATGTCAGTAGTGTTGTAAAAGAAGCGCTTGCTATTGGTGGAGACGAAGCAAAAGTTATTGCTGTTCGTGAATTAATTGATACTGAGAGCACGGCTTTAACAATAGCTGAGATCGTCAGGAACATCGAAGATTTTGACTTATTGTTTTTCGGAGAAGCTTCCATAGACACTCACACTGCCCAAGTCGGTCCGAGGGTTGCGGAAATTTTGAAACTTCCTATTTTGACTTTCGTAAGAAGAATCGAGAAAATTGATGTAGAATCGAGAAAAATCGTTGTATTGAGGGATTTGGAGGAGTGGTTTGAGAGGGTTGAGGCTAGTATGCCCGCTGTTCTCACTGTCACAAACGAAATCAATGAACCGAGGTTACCTTCTTTGTCTCAAATATTAAAAGCTGCTAAGAAACCCGTTGAAAGATTTGAAACTTCGGAACTCGGTATTAGCGTTGGAAGCAACATTGAGGTTCTGAGAAACAAAGCTCCGCGTATCGATAGGAAGAAAAAGATTTACAAGGAAGATGTGGATAAAGCTGTCAATGAAATAGTTTCTGAGCTTATAAAGGAGGGAATTCTGTGA
- a CDS encoding CaiB/BaiF CoA transferase family protein: protein MSSCLKENFLEGVTVLSVEQAVSLPYCTWRLAADGAEVIRVEPPWGDPNRYVGESALDEEGMSAYFLGINSGKKSITLNLNSPKGKEILGELIKEFDVDIFATNQVPSNYKKLGIDYERIRSIKEDIIWVGISGFGPERPEAAYDPMIQAYSGIMDTNGDENSPPLKFGVSIADLEAANQAYCEIMKALLIREKTGKGCRIDISMLDCCLSLLALHIPMVSLGIKVPKSGNKHPIFAPVGVYRTKDGYVSIAIGSEAQWERLCSLPGFEILKKDIYSTNNRRKANEEQLDRDLEEILSKRNTEEIIELFKKARIPISKVTTLPQIFEDSYLSSKLWKTRDEKTGLEVLLAPPPVTTKTKQLTFAPRLGEHNEEIYSKLGYDVEELKKEGII, encoded by the coding sequence ATGTCAAGCTGCTTAAAGGAAAACTTCCTGGAAGGAGTGACTGTCCTCAGCGTTGAGCAGGCTGTCTCGCTGCCTTACTGTACGTGGCGATTAGCTGCTGATGGGGCTGAGGTTATTAGAGTCGAGCCTCCTTGGGGTGATCCCAATCGCTACGTTGGGGAAAGTGCGTTGGATGAGGAGGGGATGAGCGCATATTTCTTGGGGATAAATTCTGGAAAAAAATCAATAACGCTAAATTTAAACTCCCCGAAAGGAAAAGAAATTCTCGGAGAACTGATTAAAGAGTTCGATGTTGACATTTTTGCAACAAATCAAGTACCAAGCAACTACAAAAAGCTTGGAATAGATTACGAGAGGATAAGATCGATAAAAGAGGATATAATCTGGGTTGGGATCTCGGGCTTCGGTCCAGAAAGGCCAGAAGCGGCTTACGACCCAATGATACAGGCTTACTCTGGAATAATGGATACCAACGGTGATGAGAATAGTCCTCCTTTGAAGTTCGGTGTTTCCATAGCAGATTTGGAAGCAGCGAATCAAGCGTATTGCGAAATAATGAAAGCACTTTTAATAAGGGAGAAAACGGGAAAGGGATGTAGAATTGACATTTCGATGCTCGACTGCTGTTTATCTTTACTTGCCTTACACATCCCGATGGTCAGTTTAGGAATAAAGGTGCCAAAATCTGGGAACAAGCATCCGATTTTCGCTCCAGTGGGTGTTTACAGAACAAAAGACGGCTATGTCTCGATAGCCATAGGGAGCGAGGCTCAGTGGGAGAGGCTTTGCAGTCTTCCCGGGTTTGAAATTCTCAAAAAAGATATCTACAGCACGAACAACCGAAGAAAGGCTAACGAAGAACAATTAGACAGAGATCTTGAGGAAATTCTTTCAAAAAGAAACACTGAAGAGATTATAGAGCTTTTTAAAAAAGCAAGAATACCGATTTCGAAAGTAACAACGCTTCCGCAGATATTTGAAGATTCTTACCTATCTTCAAAGCTTTGGAAAACAAGAGACGAAAAGACGGGATTGGAGGTTTTACTTGCCCCTCCTCCAGTGACAACGAAAACAAAACAGTTAACTTTTGCTCCGAGACTTGGAGAGCACAACGAGGAGATTTACTCAAAACTTGGATACGATGTGGAGGAGCTTAAAAAAGAGGGAATAATCTGA
- a CDS encoding 1,5-dienoyl-CoA oxidase — MLKHLFEPIKIGKFKIKNRVKYAACSVSNFNNPDGTVSERELARMRVVAKTGCGIITNQGAYPDREGYGKGYARQLAIYDDKFIPGLRKIAEIIHNEGAIAIQQILHAGRYGGYDTGIALQPSPVPQKLRHYRPVREMTKEEIRKVIVDHAEAARRAIEAGFDGVEITAFMGYLLANFLSPFTNKRTDEYGGDVEKRCRFMVETIEAIRGKIGDDKLISIRLNGAELLDEVGGSTEEECLEYMKIAEEAGVDIISIVVGWHESSKGALGRDLPTTQWLYLAERAKKHLKVPIAFGPRFGDPRLADKAIADGIIDLWEICRPALADPEILHKAKEGRFDEIKPCLGGLMCLSTMFHDLPYICTVNPRIGHEIEPEYEIKPAVRRKKVVIVGGGPAGLECAVTAAKRGHEVILYEKEDKLGGQLIPASKEIGGGYVFLDLIRYYEVQLKKHGVKVYTGVEVTPEIIMKEKPDVLVLATGATITKDYNEVNGVKIYTAIELLKDERIAEEIGDNVVVVSGERAGLVAAEYLAKKGKKVTIVEEGKKIAKDVIPTFKWRHKLWVSELGINVITEGKIGEIKKNKCVVKTKNGDVEVPADAIVLGGPRKPINGLWSSIEFLADEKYIIGDAVLPRSIAYAIHEGYKLGARI; from the coding sequence TTGCTGAAACACCTTTTTGAGCCGATTAAAATCGGGAAATTCAAAATTAAAAACCGGGTAAAGTACGCAGCCTGTTCGGTTTCGAACTTCAACAATCCAGATGGAACAGTTTCTGAAAGAGAGCTTGCGAGAATGAGAGTTGTTGCAAAAACCGGATGCGGGATAATAACAAACCAAGGTGCTTACCCAGACAGAGAAGGGTATGGAAAAGGATATGCAAGACAGCTAGCTATATATGACGATAAATTCATACCCGGGCTGAGGAAGATAGCGGAGATAATTCACAACGAGGGGGCTATAGCGATACAGCAGATTTTGCATGCTGGAAGGTACGGTGGCTACGACACGGGCATAGCGTTGCAACCATCTCCGGTTCCTCAGAAACTGAGACACTACAGACCAGTAAGGGAAATGACGAAAGAGGAGATAAGGAAGGTAATAGTCGATCATGCAGAGGCTGCCAGAAGAGCAATAGAGGCGGGATTTGACGGAGTGGAAATTACGGCATTTATGGGTTACTTGTTGGCAAACTTCCTTTCCCCCTTCACAAACAAGAGGACTGACGAGTACGGAGGTGATGTGGAAAAAAGATGCAGATTCATGGTTGAGACGATCGAAGCTATAAGAGGGAAGATAGGAGACGACAAACTGATCTCCATAAGATTGAACGGGGCTGAACTTCTTGACGAGGTTGGAGGTAGCACTGAAGAGGAGTGCTTGGAGTACATGAAAATTGCAGAAGAGGCAGGGGTGGATATAATAAGCATAGTCGTGGGATGGCACGAGTCTTCGAAAGGAGCGTTAGGAAGAGATTTGCCAACTACTCAGTGGCTTTACTTAGCTGAAAGAGCTAAGAAACATCTCAAAGTTCCGATAGCTTTTGGACCTCGTTTTGGAGACCCAAGACTTGCTGATAAGGCTATAGCAGACGGGATAATCGACCTGTGGGAGATCTGCCGTCCAGCATTAGCTGATCCGGAAATTTTACACAAAGCCAAGGAAGGTAGATTCGATGAAATTAAGCCTTGTTTGGGAGGTCTAATGTGCCTATCCACGATGTTCCACGACTTACCGTACATCTGCACGGTTAATCCAAGAATCGGTCATGAAATAGAGCCAGAATACGAGATCAAACCAGCTGTTAGGAGAAAAAAGGTTGTAATAGTTGGAGGAGGACCGGCAGGTTTGGAATGTGCGGTTACGGCAGCTAAAAGAGGGCATGAGGTAATACTCTACGAAAAGGAGGACAAGCTTGGAGGACAGTTGATTCCAGCTTCAAAAGAAATAGGAGGAGGTTACGTTTTTCTCGATCTGATAAGGTATTATGAAGTTCAGCTGAAAAAGCACGGGGTGAAGGTTTACACTGGAGTTGAGGTTACCCCAGAAATAATAATGAAAGAAAAACCCGATGTGCTCGTTTTAGCTACTGGGGCAACGATAACAAAAGATTACAACGAAGTAAATGGAGTTAAGATTTACACGGCTATAGAATTACTAAAAGATGAAAGAATTGCAGAAGAAATTGGTGATAATGTCGTTGTCGTTTCTGGAGAAAGGGCGGGTTTAGTTGCAGCAGAATACCTCGCGAAAAAAGGGAAAAAAGTGACGATAGTTGAAGAGGGTAAGAAAATAGCAAAAGACGTAATCCCAACGTTCAAGTGGAGGCACAAGTTATGGGTTAGCGAGCTTGGGATAAATGTAATCACCGAAGGAAAGATTGGAGAGATAAAAAAGAACAAATGCGTAGTTAAAACGAAAAACGGTGATGTAGAAGTCCCAGCTGATGCAATAGTTTTAGGAGGTCCGAGAAAACCTATCAACGGTCTCTGGAGCAGTATAGAATTTTTGGCAGATGAAAAATACATAATAGGAGATGCGGTTTTGCCGAGATCGATTGCTTACGCAATACACGAGGGTTACAAGCTCGGAGCGAGGATTTAA
- a CDS encoding IS1/IS1595 family N-terminal zinc-binding domain-containing protein has protein sequence MMCPHCKSIKTVKMGCYHTKSGERRQRYKCKNCGRTFVLNPIKPRNYPEEFKEMVVKAVVREGVGVRQASRIFKLSPNTVTAWVREFSKKRPEK, from the coding sequence ATGATGTGTCCGCATTGCAAATCGATAAAAACTGTGAAAATGGGCTGTTATCACACAAAATCCGGAGAAAGGAGGCAGAGATACAAATGCAAGAACTGCGGAAGAACTTTTGTTTTAAATCCGATAAAGCCGAGGAATTATCCGGAAGAATTCAAGGAGATGGTTGTGAAGGCTGTGGTAAGGGAGGGAGTGGGAGTAAGACAAGCGAGCAGGATTTTCAAGCTTTCTCCTAACACTGTAACGGCTTGGGTTAGAGAATTTTCTAAAAAAAGACCTGAGAAATGA
- a CDS encoding V-type ATP synthase subunit I, whose translation MLEPVRMVKVSVVGPKEYFKQTSEILHRLNLIHVEDYAEEDEYFKVGEPFEEASKLSKFLVTVRSALSLIKTDTYVPQKIFSVKELNEIVDEKVEEIEKVIGEKNSRIRQLEDELRSLDDEERVIHPLKTLKVPPDLLKGFKNIAVFVGLVKDNPFEKISEVTKEFEIFVEPYENEYVVAVYVKKEDANEVFKVLQEFAFRELAVPDVKDFDERLKEIAQRREEIRAEIQKLRAEIEEYERKNLDLMLALEEHLSIELEKSELPLKAATSKYAFIIVGYVPKESFEQFKREVEEKTGRKVIVSEIKDEKWNPPTALKNPKFAKPFELLTTAYGIPKYTEVDPTTVMAVVFPIFFGFMLGDIGYGLILLFLSLWLSKKFLSEGWQALLKVLLYSSISTIVFGFVYGEFFGFELFGHESLFLKLLGEESELARTFAEMHPIVHRLYEAPALLVLTIGIGVTHMSLGYIFGIRNYIKEHGLKHAILEKFNWLLALISIAFIIAGFVVNTVNALPAFHLNAFYVAAIPLIIIWAVLTIIGEGPMFLIEYLTLLSNTISYARLLAVGLASVGFAIAFNYIAFELLWPSGIAGIIAAVIIFAIGHFINLLLGILDPGLQSLRLHYVEHFVKFFEGGGYLYNPFGRRRRYTKED comes from the coding sequence ATGCTTGAGCCCGTAAGAATGGTTAAAGTTTCGGTAGTGGGTCCAAAGGAGTACTTCAAGCAGACTTCAGAGATACTCCACCGCCTCAATTTAATTCACGTTGAGGATTACGCCGAAGAGGACGAATATTTTAAGGTTGGAGAGCCTTTTGAAGAAGCGTCCAAGCTTTCAAAATTCTTGGTCACAGTCAGATCCGCTCTTTCTCTAATAAAAACCGACACTTACGTTCCTCAGAAGATTTTCAGTGTCAAAGAATTGAACGAGATAGTTGACGAAAAAGTGGAAGAAATAGAGAAAGTCATCGGAGAGAAAAACTCGAGGATAAGACAGCTGGAAGACGAACTGAGAAGCTTAGACGACGAGGAAAGGGTAATTCATCCGCTTAAGACGCTTAAAGTTCCTCCGGATCTTTTGAAAGGTTTTAAGAACATAGCCGTTTTTGTAGGTTTGGTTAAGGATAATCCTTTTGAAAAAATAAGCGAAGTAACGAAAGAATTCGAAATATTCGTTGAGCCGTACGAAAACGAGTACGTCGTGGCTGTTTACGTTAAAAAAGAAGATGCGAACGAAGTTTTTAAAGTTCTTCAGGAGTTCGCTTTTAGAGAGCTTGCCGTTCCCGACGTAAAGGACTTCGACGAAAGGCTTAAGGAGATCGCCCAAAGAAGAGAAGAAATTAGAGCAGAGATACAAAAGCTTAGAGCGGAAATAGAAGAATACGAGAGGAAAAATCTCGATTTAATGCTCGCATTAGAGGAGCACTTGAGCATAGAGCTCGAAAAATCTGAGCTTCCGTTGAAAGCGGCAACGTCTAAGTACGCTTTCATAATAGTTGGCTACGTGCCTAAAGAGTCTTTCGAACAATTTAAGAGAGAAGTCGAGGAAAAAACCGGAAGAAAAGTTATTGTTTCTGAAATCAAAGATGAAAAGTGGAACCCACCAACGGCTTTGAAAAATCCGAAGTTTGCCAAACCTTTCGAGCTTCTTACGACCGCCTACGGTATTCCGAAGTACACCGAAGTAGATCCCACGACGGTAATGGCTGTAGTCTTCCCGATATTCTTCGGTTTCATGCTCGGAGACATCGGTTACGGTTTAATCCTCCTCTTCCTATCCCTGTGGCTGTCTAAGAAGTTTTTAAGCGAGGGCTGGCAGGCTCTGCTCAAAGTTCTTCTGTACTCTTCAATCTCCACAATAGTATTCGGCTTCGTTTACGGAGAGTTCTTTGGTTTCGAGCTCTTCGGGCATGAATCGCTATTCCTAAAACTTCTCGGTGAGGAAAGCGAACTCGCGAGGACGTTTGCAGAGATGCATCCTATCGTTCATAGACTCTACGAAGCTCCCGCTTTGCTCGTTCTAACGATTGGTATTGGAGTAACCCATATGAGCCTCGGTTACATCTTCGGAATAAGAAACTACATAAAAGAGCACGGATTGAAGCATGCGATCCTCGAGAAGTTCAACTGGCTTCTCGCTTTAATAAGCATCGCATTCATAATAGCGGGATTCGTTGTGAACACGGTAAACGCGCTTCCAGCATTTCATCTTAACGCCTTCTACGTTGCTGCAATTCCTTTAATCATCATCTGGGCTGTGCTGACAATAATTGGCGAGGGTCCGATGTTCCTCATAGAATACTTAACGTTGCTCAGCAACACGATAAGCTACGCCCGATTGCTGGCTGTAGGTTTAGCAAGTGTCGGCTTTGCTATAGCCTTTAACTACATCGCTTTCGAGCTTCTCTGGCCTTCGGGAATTGCTGGAATCATTGCCGCTGTAATCATCTTTGCCATTGGACATTTCATAAATCTGCTTCTCGGAATTCTCGACCCCGGTTTGCAGAGCTTACGATTGCACTACGTTGAGCATTTCGTCAAGTTCTTCGAAGGGGGAGGGTATTTGTACAACCCGTTTGGTAGGAGAAGGAGGTATACGAAGGAAGATTAA
- the ahaH gene encoding ATP synthase archaeal subunit H, with protein MDKTEILRKIKEVEEKIDEEIKKAKEEANRRIFAAKEEARKIVEDAEKEAQRIYNEIVEKGKAEIEKERNEIREKRLAEINELIREAEKKVDEAVKFVYNEFVRAVENA; from the coding sequence ATGGACAAAACAGAAATCCTCAGGAAAATAAAAGAGGTTGAGGAGAAAATAGACGAAGAAATAAAGAAAGCCAAGGAAGAGGCAAACAGAAGAATTTTCGCAGCTAAGGAGGAAGCAAGAAAAATAGTCGAAGACGCTGAGAAAGAGGCGCAAAGAATATACAACGAGATAGTTGAGAAGGGCAAAGCCGAAATTGAGAAGGAGAGAAATGAGATTAGGGAGAAGAGACTTGCAGAAATCAACGAACTCATTAGAGAGGCAGAGAAGAAAGTCGACGAGGCTGTCAAGTTCGTATATAACGAATTTGTAAGGGCGGTCGAAAATGCTTGA
- a CDS encoding sodium/proline symporter codes for MTYEISWAVLVIYILAMLYIGYWSWKKTKTLEDYYIAGRQLGPWIIAFSFFGTYFSTAAFLGGGGSGFLFGFQWSAYLAFFHILFAILAWWLIAPRMRIFSEKLKSLTIPDFFEFRYNSKLARLVASVIIIIFFEFYMISIYKGAGNLFQEMLGVSYLAGILITVIPVIIYTAMGGFRSVAITDLIQGCIMLFGAILLFLLVMSYVGGWSEGIARLEEMKLLGKVPGTALTTLGGFGPPPILKAGMMVPFILSLTFAISIAQLSSPQLIIRFYAAKDERVITRGMIIGPVIIGIFALTVFSVGPFAWLVIPELVPEDQLMTYLKDPDLVVPFLVVNLFPPVVDAIILTAIVAAAMSTINSLLLVLATSLGRDILQVVKPDLRESTVVSITRVMTFVFAFIPLLLAINPPGIIVTIVGVSFSVITAAFLAPLVLGLYWKGGTGTAAWVSMVVATIVCVLWYIYYYRVYWIYPVVPGLLVSVPLFIILSLVTKKPPQEVIELLDKK; via the coding sequence ATGACGTACGAAATCTCTTGGGCAGTTCTTGTAATTTACATTTTAGCTATGCTTTATATCGGTTACTGGAGCTGGAAAAAGACAAAAACCCTTGAAGACTATTACATAGCCGGGAGACAGCTCGGTCCGTGGATCATAGCATTTTCCTTCTTTGGAACGTATTTCAGCACAGCTGCTTTTCTGGGTGGAGGTGGATCCGGATTTCTGTTCGGTTTCCAGTGGTCCGCCTACTTAGCTTTCTTCCACATACTATTCGCAATACTCGCTTGGTGGCTGATAGCTCCAAGAATGAGAATTTTCTCAGAAAAGCTGAAATCCTTGACTATTCCCGATTTCTTCGAGTTTAGATACAACAGCAAACTTGCAAGATTGGTCGCATCGGTTATTATCATAATCTTCTTCGAGTTCTACATGATTTCGATTTACAAAGGTGCCGGGAACCTCTTTCAGGAAATGCTTGGCGTTTCGTATTTGGCAGGTATCTTAATTACAGTAATCCCCGTGATAATATATACGGCAATGGGTGGATTCAGATCGGTAGCCATAACTGATCTCATTCAAGGTTGCATAATGCTCTTTGGTGCAATTTTGCTTTTCCTTCTCGTGATGTCTTACGTTGGAGGATGGAGCGAGGGAATTGCAAGACTTGAAGAAATGAAGCTCCTTGGAAAAGTTCCCGGAACTGCCCTCACGACTCTCGGAGGTTTCGGACCTCCTCCAATCCTCAAAGCAGGTATGATGGTGCCTTTCATCCTCAGCTTAACTTTTGCTATAAGCATCGCTCAGCTCTCAAGCCCGCAGCTAATAATAAGGTTCTATGCAGCGAAGGATGAGAGAGTTATAACCAGAGGAATGATAATCGGACCAGTTATCATCGGTATTTTTGCCTTAACTGTTTTTAGCGTCGGTCCATTTGCTTGGCTGGTAATTCCAGAACTCGTTCCAGAAGATCAGCTGATGACCTATCTGAAAGATCCAGACTTAGTCGTACCGTTCCTTGTTGTAAATCTTTTCCCGCCGGTAGTCGATGCGATAATACTCACAGCCATAGTGGCTGCTGCGATGTCCACGATAAACTCTTTGCTGCTTGTCTTGGCAACTTCCCTTGGTAGAGATATTCTGCAAGTCGTTAAACCCGATTTAAGGGAGAGTACAGTTGTTTCTATAACAAGAGTGATGACCTTCGTTTTTGCATTTATCCCGTTGCTCTTAGCAATAAACCCACCAGGAATAATAGTCACAATTGTAGGAGTGAGTTTCTCAGTCATAACAGCCGCTTTTCTTGCTCCATTAGTGCTTGGGTTATATTGGAAGGGTGGAACCGGCACTGCTGCTTGGGTTTCGATGGTCGTCGCTACGATAGTATGTGTTCTCTGGTACATATACTATTACAGGGTTTACTGGATCTATCCAGTTGTTCCAGGGTTGCTCGTAAGCGTGCCCCTCTTCATAATTCTGAGCTTGGTAACAAAGAAACCTCCGCAAGAGGTAATTGAATTGCTCGACAAAAAATAA
- a CDS encoding phenylacetate--CoA ligase family protein — MKNYMYNKKIETMKREKIKDLQFKRLKATVKRLYENVPYYRRKMKEANVKPEDIKTLDDIRKLPFTEKEDLRKNYPFGLVAVPLEKVVELHASSGTTGKPTTVVYTRKDLEVWGEVMARCLAMSGLTKKDIFQNPIPYGLFTGAFGFHYGALKIGALIVPSSGGDSKRQITLMKDYGTTFMSGVVSYALHLAKVAMDMGIDPSKDLNVRAGLFGAEIFTESLRKKLNDLWGMDAHNVYGLSEMCGPGVSADCDQHDGLHLWEDHFLVECIDPKTGEPVEAEEKGELVISTLTKEAMPLLRYRTRDLAFIYDCKECDCGRTHVKHSTIVGRTDDMIIVSGTNIFPSQIEEVVMKHQKGGVEYRIILEKNGYLDVMTVEVESLHPLSEEEKKTLAEYYANEIKSVTGYKPRVRILDPGTIVREGIKAKRIIDLRPKESS, encoded by the coding sequence ATGAAAAACTACATGTACAACAAAAAAATTGAGACGATGAAAAGGGAAAAAATTAAGGATCTACAATTCAAAAGGCTGAAAGCAACTGTAAAAAGGCTTTACGAAAATGTACCATACTACAGAAGGAAGATGAAAGAAGCAAATGTAAAACCTGAGGATATAAAAACTCTCGATGACATCAGAAAATTGCCCTTCACAGAGAAGGAAGATTTGAGAAAAAATTATCCTTTTGGACTCGTTGCAGTTCCTCTGGAAAAAGTTGTTGAGCTTCATGCCTCTTCTGGAACTACTGGAAAGCCGACAACTGTTGTTTACACTCGAAAAGATCTTGAAGTCTGGGGAGAGGTAATGGCTCGCTGCTTAGCTATGTCAGGTTTGACTAAGAAAGACATCTTCCAGAATCCGATACCCTACGGTCTTTTTACCGGAGCTTTCGGATTTCATTACGGGGCATTAAAAATAGGTGCGTTAATAGTTCCGAGTAGCGGCGGAGATTCAAAAAGACAAATAACACTAATGAAGGATTACGGAACTACTTTCATGTCAGGAGTCGTTTCCTACGCTCTGCATTTGGCAAAAGTGGCGATGGACATGGGAATAGATCCGAGCAAAGATCTGAACGTTCGAGCCGGGTTGTTTGGAGCTGAGATATTTACGGAAAGCTTGAGGAAAAAACTCAACGATTTATGGGGCATGGATGCCCATAACGTTTACGGGTTAAGTGAAATGTGTGGACCGGGAGTTTCTGCCGATTGCGACCAGCATGACGGACTACACCTCTGGGAGGACCACTTCCTCGTTGAATGCATAGATCCAAAAACCGGTGAACCAGTTGAAGCTGAGGAGAAAGGAGAACTTGTTATTTCGACGCTAACAAAAGAGGCTATGCCACTTCTCAGATACAGAACGAGAGATCTTGCCTTCATCTACGATTGTAAGGAGTGCGATTGCGGAAGAACGCACGTAAAGCATTCTACGATTGTAGGCAGAACTGACGACATGATAATAGTCAGCGGAACGAACATTTTCCCGAGCCAAATCGAAGAAGTCGTCATGAAACACCAGAAAGGAGGAGTTGAGTACAGAATTATCCTCGAAAAGAATGGATATCTTGACGTCATGACCGTCGAAGTCGAATCTTTACACCCGTTATCAGAAGAAGAGAAGAAAACGCTTGCTGAATATTACGCCAACGAAATAAAGTCCGTAACCGGATACAAGCCAAGGGTTAGGATTCTCGATCCCGGAACTATTGTGAGAGAAGGGATAAAGGCTAAGAGGATCATAGATCTAAGACCTAAAGAAAGCTCCTAA